In Acidimicrobiia bacterium, a single genomic region encodes these proteins:
- the radA gene encoding DNA repair protein RadA, translated as MTFRCGECGYRSGKWMGFCPQCRSDLGLIEDDRARSVARIPVPTPLQVAGNRTIERARIGIGEVDRVLGGGLVPGSVVLVGGEPGVGKSTLLLQVAGSLADAGGKVLVATAEESEDQVGLRARRLSVATDNVFLLAEEDVDSIIAAAGELRPDLLIVDSVQAVSAAEVGSGPGSIAQVRECGARLTRFAKERNVAVILVGHVTKDGGIAGPKLLEHMVDVVLYLEGESEHGLRTLRSLKNRFGATHVVGLFEMATVGLVEVDDPSAVFLAGWRHTVAGSVVVPAVQGRRPVLVEVQALVAPTKFVQPRRSTRGIESARLHQLIAVLARHGGIPFYDREVYVGLVGGLRIAEPAIDLPLALALVSSLLDKPLGRLAAWGEVGLTGEIRSVPHESRRREEANRLGVERIVAPSDVSSLAEALEWAGLLPDGGHTPGR; from the coding sequence ATGACATTTCGATGTGGAGAGTGCGGATATCGATCCGGGAAATGGATGGGCTTCTGCCCGCAGTGCCGGTCCGATCTGGGCTTGATCGAAGACGACCGTGCCAGGTCCGTTGCGCGAATCCCGGTGCCGACACCGTTGCAGGTTGCCGGCAACCGGACGATCGAGCGCGCCAGGATCGGGATCGGTGAAGTGGATCGTGTGCTCGGTGGTGGTCTCGTGCCGGGATCCGTGGTACTTGTCGGCGGTGAACCCGGCGTCGGCAAGTCGACGCTGTTGCTTCAGGTCGCCGGGAGCCTCGCCGATGCCGGCGGGAAGGTCCTCGTTGCCACCGCTGAAGAATCGGAAGACCAGGTGGGCCTCAGGGCCCGACGCCTCAGCGTTGCCACGGACAACGTGTTTCTCCTCGCGGAAGAGGACGTCGATTCCATCATCGCGGCTGCCGGGGAGTTGCGCCCGGACCTCTTGATCGTGGATTCCGTGCAGGCGGTGAGTGCCGCAGAGGTCGGGAGCGGCCCCGGCTCGATCGCCCAGGTGCGCGAGTGTGGGGCGCGCTTGACGCGGTTCGCAAAAGAACGGAACGTGGCGGTGATTCTGGTCGGTCATGTCACCAAAGATGGCGGCATCGCCGGACCCAAGTTGCTGGAGCATATGGTCGATGTCGTCCTCTATCTCGAAGGCGAGTCCGAGCATGGCCTCCGCACCCTGCGGAGTCTCAAGAACCGATTCGGGGCGACCCACGTCGTCGGCCTCTTCGAGATGGCGACCGTCGGGTTGGTCGAGGTCGATGACCCATCCGCAGTGTTTCTGGCCGGGTGGCGTCACACGGTGGCCGGGTCCGTCGTCGTTCCAGCTGTGCAGGGCCGCCGGCCGGTGCTGGTGGAGGTGCAGGCGCTGGTCGCTCCTACCAAGTTCGTCCAGCCGCGTCGTAGCACTCGTGGCATCGAGTCCGCCCGACTTCACCAGCTGATCGCAGTCCTGGCGCGCCACGGTGGGATTCCCTTCTACGACCGGGAGGTCTACGTCGGGCTGGTGGGTGGTCTCCGGATCGCCGAGCCTGCGATCGATCTGCCGCTGGCGCTCGCACTCGTCTCCTCGCTGCTCGATAAACCGCTCGGTCGGCTGGCTGCCTGGGGTGAAGTGGGCTTGACGGGGGAGATCAGGTCGGTGCCGCATGAGTCGAGGCGCCGGGAGGAAGCCAACCGGCTGGGCGTCGAGCGGATCGTCGCGCCCTCCGATGTGAGCTCGCTGGCTGAGGCCCTGGAGTGGGCGGGTTTGCTGCCCGACGGAGGCCATACGCCGGGGAGATGA
- the disA gene encoding DNA integrity scanning diadenylate cyclase DisA, with translation MVARLTLQDVLERLAPGTPLRQAVERIIQQRNGALVILGFNAGVADLCSGGFELSDSAFTPARLAELAKMDGAIIIDDSFGQILRANVHLLPNPKYGTDETGARHRTAERTAQQTRRPVLSVSEDRRMATLFIDGTKHELLSPTLVAAKVNQSLQTLDRFRRRLEDAEEILTRSEIADLVTFRTVLTVLQRSELVRRIGQEIKQDAVGLGDEGGLIVLQIADLIHGVDELRELTLADYVRPNRANVIRGALNDLEAIPMADLTSAERVAEALGFDQPDQQAEARGVRLLSHVPRLPDFVRTSLVRHFRDVQRLLAASAADLERVEGVGAARAEQIRRYFDRMVDRTQMWQSTSLD, from the coding sequence ATGGTTGCGCGTCTCACTCTCCAAGATGTCCTAGAGCGTCTGGCGCCGGGCACACCGCTCCGGCAGGCTGTGGAGCGAATCATTCAGCAGCGGAATGGTGCCCTCGTCATCCTCGGCTTCAACGCGGGAGTGGCAGATTTGTGCAGCGGCGGATTTGAACTCTCCGACTCCGCTTTCACTCCTGCCAGGCTGGCCGAGCTGGCCAAGATGGATGGGGCGATCATCATCGACGATTCCTTCGGACAAATCCTGCGTGCGAATGTGCACCTGCTGCCGAATCCCAAATACGGTACGGATGAGACCGGCGCACGACACCGAACTGCGGAACGTACCGCACAGCAGACCCGCAGGCCGGTGTTGAGCGTGAGTGAGGACCGACGCATGGCGACCCTCTTCATCGATGGAACCAAGCACGAGCTCTTGAGTCCCACGCTTGTCGCCGCCAAGGTCAACCAATCGCTCCAGACGCTCGATCGGTTCCGCAGAAGGCTCGAAGACGCTGAGGAGATCCTCACTCGCTCCGAGATAGCCGACCTCGTTACCTTCCGGACGGTCCTCACGGTGTTGCAGCGGTCTGAACTCGTGCGCAGGATCGGGCAGGAGATCAAGCAAGATGCGGTAGGTCTGGGTGACGAGGGGGGCCTGATCGTTCTTCAGATTGCCGACCTGATCCATGGTGTGGATGAGCTCAGGGAACTGACTTTGGCAGACTACGTTCGCCCCAATCGGGCCAATGTGATTCGTGGGGCTCTCAACGATCTCGAAGCAATACCGATGGCGGATTTGACCAGTGCCGAGCGGGTTGCGGAGGCACTCGGATTCGATCAACCCGACCAGCAGGCGGAAGCCCGCGGGGTTCGGCTTCTGTCCCATGTTCCAAGGCTTCCTGATTTCGTCCGGACCTCGTTGGTTCGTCACTTCCGCGACGTGCAGCGCTTGCTGGCCGCTTCAGCTGCTGACCTCGAGCGCGTGGAAGGCGTCGGCGCAGCCCGCGCTGAGCAGATCCGGCGTTATTTCGACCGCATGGTCGACCGCACCCAGATGTGGCAATCCACCTCGCTCGACTAA